A single Brevundimonas sp. SL130 DNA region contains:
- a CDS encoding cation:proton antiporter has translation MHGQGGDYKDLVVFLAAAGVIVPLVNRLKISPVLGFLAAGVVLGPSGLARFSDTIPWLSYFTISDPDQLAQLSELGVAFLLFMIGLELSWERLRAMRRLVFGLGLMQVLACTLVLAGLFILVGQTPVSAAVLGMGLALSSTAVVMPVLAESGRLKGTVGRSTFAILLAQDLSVAPILITVSVLAAVAQAGGSLDPAVLGRSLFTLVPAAIGLGLLVLLGRVVLRPMFRSVARARKSAQGGELFVAASLLVVVAAGLAAQASGLSMSIGALVAGVLLAETEFRREVEVSIEPFKGLLLGVFFVGVGLGLDLGAVAANPVLLFGMALAITVVKTGVIFGLARLWGLGPRPAIETALVLAPAGEFAFVVFATGLVEGIAPAGLTSTVALSATLSIFSIPLLAFLGQRLSREKAPDLPTTPEGEAPPEQADGAVIIVGFGRVGRLIGELLKEHGQAFIALDTDAASVAAGRRDGLDVFYGDAGRAEMLAHCGVLSTRALIVTMDAPTKVDEVVTTARALRDDLIIIARARDDQHAARLYALGVTDAVPETTEASLQLAENTLVDLGVPMGLVLASIHEKRDQFRRTFQAAIPAGGRSRTTRALRMPQNGTGNHNG, from the coding sequence ATGCACGGGCAGGGCGGAGACTATAAGGATCTGGTGGTCTTCCTGGCCGCCGCCGGGGTGATCGTGCCCCTGGTCAACCGGCTGAAGATCAGTCCGGTTCTGGGGTTTCTGGCGGCCGGCGTGGTGTTGGGCCCCAGCGGCCTCGCGCGGTTTTCGGACACCATCCCCTGGCTGTCCTATTTCACCATCAGCGATCCCGACCAACTGGCGCAGCTGTCCGAGCTGGGGGTCGCCTTCCTGCTGTTCATGATCGGGCTGGAGCTGTCGTGGGAGCGGCTGCGGGCCATGCGCCGACTGGTCTTCGGCCTGGGGCTGATGCAGGTCCTGGCCTGCACCCTGGTGCTGGCGGGCCTGTTCATTCTGGTGGGCCAGACGCCGGTCAGCGCGGCGGTGCTGGGCATGGGCCTGGCCCTGTCGTCGACGGCCGTGGTCATGCCGGTTCTGGCCGAGAGCGGGCGGCTGAAGGGGACCGTCGGCCGTTCGACCTTCGCCATACTGCTGGCCCAGGACCTGTCGGTCGCGCCGATCCTGATCACCGTCAGCGTCCTGGCCGCGGTCGCCCAGGCGGGCGGGTCGCTGGATCCGGCCGTGCTGGGGCGGTCGCTGTTCACCCTGGTGCCGGCCGCCATCGGCCTGGGCCTGTTGGTCCTGCTGGGCCGGGTCGTGCTGCGGCCGATGTTCCGCTCGGTCGCGCGGGCGCGCAAGTCGGCCCAGGGCGGTGAGCTGTTCGTCGCCGCCAGCCTGCTGGTGGTGGTCGCCGCCGGTCTGGCGGCCCAGGCCAGCGGCCTGTCCATGAGCATCGGCGCCCTGGTCGCCGGGGTCCTGCTGGCCGAGACCGAGTTCCGCCGCGAGGTTGAGGTCTCCATAGAGCCGTTCAAGGGCCTATTGCTGGGGGTCTTCTTCGTCGGGGTCGGCTTGGGGCTGGACCTCGGGGCGGTCGCCGCCAATCCCGTCCTGCTGTTCGGCATGGCCCTGGCCATCACCGTGGTGAAGACCGGGGTCATCTTCGGCCTGGCGCGCCTGTGGGGCCTGGGGCCACGACCGGCGATCGAGACCGCCCTGGTTCTGGCGCCCGCCGGTGAATTCGCCTTCGTGGTCTTCGCCACCGGCCTGGTCGAAGGGATCGCCCCCGCCGGCCTGACCAGCACCGTCGCCCTGTCGGCGACCCTGAGCATCTTCTCGATCCCCCTGCTGGCCTTTCTGGGCCAAAGGCTGTCGCGCGAGAAGGCGCCGGACCTGCCGACCACGCCCGAGGGCGAAGCGCCGCCCGAACAGGCCGACGGCGCCGTCATCATCGTCGGCTTCGGCCGGGTGGGCCGGCTGATCGGAGAACTGCTGAAAGAGCACGGCCAGGCCTTCATCGCCCTGGACACGGACGCCGCCTCCGTCGCCGCCGGGCGGCGTGACGGGCTCGACGTCTTCTATGGGGACGCGGGGCGGGCGGAGATGCTGGCCCACTGCGGCGTCCTGTCCACCCGCGCCCTGATCGTCACCATGGACGCCCCGACCAAGGTGGACGAGGTGGTGACGACGGCGCGCGCGCTGCGCGACGACCTGATCATCATCGCCCGCGCCCGCGACGACCAGCATGCCGCGCGCCTCTATGCGCTGGGCGTCACCGATGCGGTGCCGGAGACGACCGAGGCCAGCCTGCAGCTGGCGGAAAACACCCTGGTCGATCTGGGCGTGCCCATGGGACTGGTGCTGGCTTCGATCCACGAAAAACGGGATCAGTTCCGCAGAACCTTCCAGGCCGCCATACCCGCCGGGGGACGCAGCAGAACCACCCGCGCGTTGAGAATGCCTCAAAATGGGACAGGTAACCATAACGGTTAA
- a CDS encoding TetR/AcrR family transcriptional regulator — MTDSVLSTEAAPRLNRRQAAKIRTRQKVLDAARSLFAERGYDPATIRDIAKGAGMSTGAVFANFQDKAELFEAVLTEDMSRLAEVVEAGAPDGEPVRQRLLGALSAGYHSSLDQLPLFQAIVARSWFQPLAAEMRARAATKNLLLAIGGILQEAVTKGEVSKDADIRLLVELIWDAYLSNYRRAAYDEWDARALSAHMGKQIDVILAGALSKK; from the coding sequence ATGACCGATTCCGTTCTCTCGACTGAAGCCGCTCCCCGTCTGAACCGCCGTCAGGCCGCCAAGATCAGGACTCGTCAGAAGGTTCTGGACGCCGCGCGCTCGCTGTTCGCCGAGCGCGGCTATGATCCGGCGACGATCCGCGACATCGCCAAGGGCGCCGGCATGTCGACCGGCGCCGTCTTCGCCAACTTCCAGGACAAGGCCGAACTGTTCGAGGCCGTCCTGACCGAAGACATGTCGCGCCTCGCCGAGGTGGTCGAAGCCGGCGCCCCCGACGGCGAGCCGGTTCGCCAACGCCTGCTGGGCGCCCTCAGCGCCGGCTATCATTCGTCGCTGGACCAGCTGCCCCTGTTCCAGGCCATCGTCGCCCGGTCCTGGTTCCAGCCCCTGGCCGCCGAAATGCGCGCCCGCGCGGCGACCAAGAACCTGCTGCTGGCCATTGGCGGCATTCTTCAGGAAGCCGTCACTAAGGGCGAAGTCAGCAAGGACGCCGACATCCGCCTGTTGGTCGAACTGATCTGGGACGCCTATCTGTCGAACTATCGCCGCGCCGCCTATGACGAATGGGACGCCCGGGCCCTGTCCGCCCATATGGGCAAGCAGATCGACGTGATCCTGGCCGGCGCCCTGTCGAAGAAATAA
- a CDS encoding DUF2975 domain-containing protein, translating to MRLLPPRNPLKRDAASVPTGARTIPTLLKSLGAMTAPLRAMGPGSVSSVLKVALDVAYILLWLITGVLLLLLIAAVFIPLDNVNITVTGDEGGRQLPLTRTLLLFGLGAATAYFGGFMLILRSLRRIFRTLTMGDPFHPANVLRLRQIGLILAVVTGGVWLAQGVVAARLAPGVMDPQGLGELLTPIFSVLIVFVLAEVFREGARLRRESELTI from the coding sequence ATGCGCCTGCTCCCGCCGCGAAATCCGCTGAAGCGCGACGCGGCCTCTGTCCCGACGGGGGCGCGCACGATCCCGACCCTGCTGAAATCCCTGGGCGCCATGACCGCCCCCCTCAGGGCCATGGGGCCCGGCTCCGTCTCCAGCGTGCTGAAGGTGGCGCTGGACGTGGCCTATATTCTGCTCTGGCTGATCACCGGCGTGCTGCTCTTGCTGCTGATCGCCGCCGTCTTCATCCCCTTGGATAATGTGAACATCACCGTCACCGGCGACGAAGGCGGGCGGCAACTGCCGTTGACGCGCACCCTGCTGCTGTTCGGCCTCGGCGCCGCCACCGCCTATTTCGGCGGCTTCATGCTGATCCTGCGCAGCCTGCGCCGGATCTTTCGCACCCTGACCATGGGCGACCCTTTCCATCCCGCCAATGTCCTGCGTCTGCGCCAGATCGGCCTGATCCTGGCGGTGGTGACCGGCGGCGTCTGGCTGGCCCAGGGCGTCGTCGCCGCCCGTCTGGCGCCGGGGGTGATGGACCCCCAGGGGCTGGGCGAACTGCTGACCCCCATATTCTCGGTCCTGATCGTCTTCGTCCTGGCGGAGGTGTTCCGCGAGGGCGCGCGCCTGCGCCGCGAATCCGAACTGACGATCTGA
- a CDS encoding Smr/MutS family protein, translating into MKRKGPGRDENGLTPEDRRIWTRITGTVAAPRTRKPARVTPGAEAPAHLVIAPSERPRLLAKPSPARTTAVAKPVEPRPIGSRPKPAPEDLEPRRKQRLSRERDPIEARIDLHGFGRFEAEDQLRAFLTSCQARGLRAVLVITGQGRLGGGVIRAAFGEWMQSPALRGVVSGFTVAHQRHGGNGAFYVTLKRRS; encoded by the coding sequence ATGAAGCGCAAGGGCCCCGGACGGGACGAGAACGGGCTGACGCCCGAGGACCGTCGCATCTGGACCCGGATCACCGGCACGGTGGCGGCTCCCCGCACCCGCAAGCCCGCCCGGGTCACGCCGGGCGCCGAGGCGCCGGCGCATCTGGTCATCGCTCCGAGCGAACGTCCGCGTCTTCTGGCCAAGCCCTCGCCCGCCCGGACCACGGCCGTCGCCAAGCCCGTTGAACCTCGTCCCATCGGCAGCCGCCCCAAACCGGCCCCCGAGGATCTGGAGCCCCGCCGCAAGCAGCGCCTGTCGCGCGAGCGCGACCCCATCGAGGCCCGCATCGACCTGCACGGTTTCGGCCGGTTCGAGGCCGAGGATCAACTTCGAGCCTTCCTGACATCCTGCCAGGCACGCGGCCTGCGGGCGGTCCTGGTCATCACCGGCCAGGGACGGCTGGGGGGCGGGGTGATCCGCGCCGCCTTCGGGGAATGGATGCAGTCGCCGGCCCTGCGCGGCGTGGTCTCCGGTTTCACCGTCGCCCACCAGCGTCACGGCGGCAACGGCGCCTTCTATGTCACCCTGAAACGTCGCAGCTGA
- a CDS encoding helix-turn-helix domain-containing protein — protein sequence MAIRVQLDRVLVERRMSLTELADRVGVTVANLSILKTGKARAVRFSTLDALCRELACQPGDLLVHEPGPSGPYEDDEAG from the coding sequence ATGGCCATCCGCGTCCAGCTTGATCGCGTCCTCGTCGAACGCCGCATGTCGTTGACCGAACTCGCCGACCGGGTCGGGGTGACGGTGGCCAACCTGTCGATTCTAAAGACGGGCAAGGCGCGGGCGGTGCGGTTCTCGACCCTGGACGCCCTGTGCCGCGAACTAGCCTGCCAGCCCGGCGACCTGCTGGTTCACGAGCCGGGCCCGTCCGGGCCCTATGAGGACGACGAGGCCGGATGA